A genomic window from Arvicola amphibius chromosome 5, mArvAmp1.2, whole genome shotgun sequence includes:
- the Ogfr gene encoding opioid growth factor receptor — protein MDDPNCDSTWEDESEEDGEDSQADDTGDADTGDEEGDAEETRPGVFQPKMTGYRNWRAMQDMQRYRHHYPDLADQDCNGDMSNLSFYKNEICFQPNGSFIEEILEHWKDNYELLEENHSYIQWLFPLREPGVNWHAKPLTLKEIEEFKRSKEVKERLVQAYELMLGFYGIQLKDRDTGIVCRAQNFEPRFRNLNRHSHNNLRITRILKSLGELGLEHYQAPLVHFFLKETLLHDKLPSVRQSALDYFLFAVRCRRWRRELVYFAWKHFKPHCQFVWGPHDKLRRFRPQLLPALGQADKDEGSRNPFREAGTRGRTYGSGRNLGGDSGTTEDPSLLSTKPQDDVGTLDGDQRGEAESQSPKESKKRKLEGNRQEQIPWDPQVEKIVHNLEGCALSPSSQEPREAEQPCPVTHGAGVTDEVRKRRKVEEGTEGDGVASNHSTDMLCPALPPTPSECAEAQKDENGPEDSESQVGSEDSESQAGTEDPESPVGIEQDTFGNLVEHPDTTEVSVGESEKLAGMGASAEPPKP, from the exons ATGGACGACCCGAACTGCGATTCCACCTGGGAGGACGAGAGCGAGGAGGATGGCGAGGACAGCCAGGCGGATGATACGGGCGATGCGGACACGGGCGACGAGGAAGGCGACGCGGAGGAGACACGGCCAGGCGTGTTCCAG cccaagatgacAGGGTATCGAAACTGGCGAGCTATGCAGGACATGCAAAGGTACCGACACCACTATCCG GATTTGGCAGATCAAGACTGTAATGGTGACATGTCCAACCTGAGTTTCTACAAGAATGAGATCTGCTTCCAGCCAAACG GTTCTTTCATTGAGGAAATTCTTGAGCACTGGAAAGACAACTATGAGCTCCTTGAAGAGAATCACTCCTACATCCAGTG GCTGTTTCCCCTGAGGGAACCAGGAGTGAACTGGCATGCCAAGCCCCTCACACTCAAGGAGATTGAG GAATTTAAACGCTCCAAGGAGGTCAAAGAGCGTCTTGTCCAGGCCTATGAACTCATGCTGGGCTTTTATGGGATCCAACTTAAGGACCGGGACACAGGTATAGTCTGCCGTGCACAGAACTTCGAGCCACGCTTCCGCAACCTGAACAG ACACAGCCACAACAACCTGCGTATTACGCGCATCCTCAAGTCACTGGGTGAGCTGGGCCTAGAGCACTACCAGGCACCACTGGTCCACTTCTTCCTGAAGGAGACACTACTGCACGACAAATTACCCAGCGTGCGCCAGAGTGCCCTGGACTACTTCCTGTTTGCCGTGCGCTGCCGGCGCTGGCGCCGCGAGCTGGTGTACTTTGCTTGGAAGCACTTCAAGCCACACTGCCAGTTTGTCTGGGGGCCCCATGACAAGTTGCGGAGATTCAGGCCCCAGCTACTCCCGGCACTAGGGCAGGCAGATAAGGATGAGGGCTCCAGAAACCCCTTCCGAGAAGCTGGCACACGGGGTCGGACCTATGGATCTGGAAGGAACCTGGGTGGGGACAGTGGAACAACTGAGGATCCCTCACTGCTGAGCACAAAGCCCCAAGATGATGTGGGAACCTTGGATGGGGACCAGAGGGGTGAGGCTGAGTCACAGAGCCccaaagagagcaagaagagaaagttggagggAAACAGGCAGGAGCAGATCCCATGGGATCCTCAGGTAGAGAAAATTGTCCACAACCTTGAGGGGTGTGCCCTCAGCCCTAGCAGCCAGGAACCCAGGGAGGCTGAACAGCCCTGTCCTGTTACCCATGGGGCCGGGGTGACTGATGAGGTAAGAAAACGtaggaaggtggaggaggggacTGAGGGAGATGGAGTAGCCAGTAACCATAGCACTGATATGTTatgccctgccctgcctcctACACCTTCAGAGTGTGCTGAGGCCCAGAAAGATGAGAATGGACCAGAGGACTCAGAAAGCCAGGTGGGGTCAGAGGACTCAGAAAGCCAGGCGGGGACAGAGGACCCAGAAAGCCCGGTGGGGATAGAGCAAGATACCTTTGGGAACTTGGTGGAGCACCCTGATACCACAGAAGTCTCAGTGGGTGAGTCAGAGAAGTTGGCAGGGATGGGGGCCTCTGCTGAACCCCCAAAGCCTTAG
- the LOC119814640 gene encoding MRG/MORF4L-binding protein isoform X2, which produces MGEAEVGGTGAPGDKGPGEAAPSPAEETVVWSPEVEVCLFHAMLGHKPVGVNRHFHMICIRDKFSQNIGRQVPSKVIWDHLSTMYDMQALHESEILPFPNPERNFVLPDEIIQEVREGKVIEEEMKEEMKEDVDPHSGADDATLPAPVLPRGAEHRHRSPRRPQPCSSAASPHCLFSGPWVNVTIQQRC; this is translated from the exons ATGGGGGAGGCCGAGGTGGGCGGCACGGGCGCCCCAGGTGACAAGGGCCCAGGGGAGGCAGCTCCGAGCCCTGCTGAAGAAACGGTGGTGTGGAGCCCTGAGGTGGAGGTGTGCCTCTTCCACGCCATGCTGGGCCACAAGCCTGTCG GGGTGAATCGGCACTTCCACATGATTTGTATTCGAGACAAGTTCAGCCAGAACATTGGGCGCCAGGTGCCATCCAAGGTCATCTGGGACCATCTGAGCACTATGTATGACATGCAGGCACTG CACGAGTCTGAGATTCTTCCATTCCCAAACCCAGAGAGGAACTTTGTCCTTCCCGATGAGATCATTCAGGAGGTCCGAGAAG GAAAAGTCattgaagaggaaatgaaggaggagatgaaggaggatgTGGACCCCCACAGTGGGGCTGATGATG CAACCCTTCCAGCCCCAGTGCTGCCAAGAGGCGCCGAACATAGACACCGCAGCCCCAGGCGGCCACAGCCATGCTCCAGTGCTGCAAGCCCTCACTGCCTGTTCTCAGGGCCCTGGGTGAATGTGACCATCCAGCAGAGATGCTAG
- the LOC119814640 gene encoding MRG/MORF4L-binding protein isoform X1 — MGEAEVGGTGAPGDKGPGEAAPSPAEETVVWSPEVEVCLFHAMLGHKPVGVNRHFHMICIRDKFSQNIGRQVPSKVIWDHLSTMYDMQALHESEILPFPNPERNFVLPDEIIQEVREGKVIEEEMKEEMKEDVDPHSGADDVFSSSGSLGKALEKSSKDKERNSSDLGCKEGADKRKRSRVTDKVLTANSNPSSPSAAKRRRT; from the exons ATGGGGGAGGCCGAGGTGGGCGGCACGGGCGCCCCAGGTGACAAGGGCCCAGGGGAGGCAGCTCCGAGCCCTGCTGAAGAAACGGTGGTGTGGAGCCCTGAGGTGGAGGTGTGCCTCTTCCACGCCATGCTGGGCCACAAGCCTGTCG GGGTGAATCGGCACTTCCACATGATTTGTATTCGAGACAAGTTCAGCCAGAACATTGGGCGCCAGGTGCCATCCAAGGTCATCTGGGACCATCTGAGCACTATGTATGACATGCAGGCACTG CACGAGTCTGAGATTCTTCCATTCCCAAACCCAGAGAGGAACTTTGTCCTTCCCGATGAGATCATTCAGGAGGTCCGAGAAG GAAAAGTCattgaagaggaaatgaaggaggagatgaaggaggatgTGGACCCCCACAGTGGGGCTGATGATG TTTTTTCATCTTCAGGGAGCTTGGGGAAAGCATTAGAAAAATCCAGCAAAGACAAGGAGAGGAACTCCTCAGACTTGGGGTGCAAAGAAGGGGCAGACAAGCGGAAACGCAGCCGGGTCACTGACAAGGTCCTGACCGCCAACAGCAACCCTTCCAGCCCCAGTGCTGCCAAGAGGCGCCGAACATAG